A single genomic interval of Gammaproteobacteria bacterium harbors:
- a CDS encoding succinylglutamate desuccinylase/aspartoacylase family protein, with the protein MPRRTIRARAARAEAAAAPFEIAGAKVAPGERRTVDLSIARFYTHSELTMPVHVVHGRRPGPRLFISAAMHGDEINGVEIIRRLIRLPLLDRLHGVLIAVPIVNVHGFIAQSRYLPDRRDLNRSFPGSGQGSLASRLAHMFTREVVSRSTHGIDLHTGALHRSNLPQVRARLEDAETLRLAAAFHVPVLINAEVRAGSVREVATRLGIPVLVYEGGEALRFDEDSIRVGLRGVVGVMRELGMLPPARPKRPHHTGDSVIARSTTWLRAPSGGILRTLLPLGSHVRKGEVLGVVSDPFGEREITLEAPTHGIVIGCLNLPLVNEGDAVFHIARFARLREAAARVAEFRSRQQELDPELVEEASAD; encoded by the coding sequence ATGCCAAGGCGAACCATACGCGCACGCGCGGCAAGGGCTGAGGCGGCGGCCGCGCCGTTCGAGATCGCGGGCGCAAAGGTCGCGCCCGGCGAACGCCGCACCGTAGACCTCAGCATCGCGCGCTTCTACACCCACAGCGAGCTGACCATGCCGGTGCACGTCGTGCACGGCCGCAGGCCGGGGCCGCGGCTGTTCATCTCCGCCGCGATGCACGGCGACGAGATCAACGGCGTCGAGATCATCCGCCGCCTGATCCGGCTGCCGCTGCTGGACCGCCTGCACGGCGTGCTGATCGCGGTGCCGATCGTCAACGTGCACGGCTTCATCGCGCAGTCGCGTTATCTGCCCGACCGGCGCGACCTCAACCGCAGCTTCCCCGGCAGCGGGCAGGGCTCGCTCGCGTCCCGGCTCGCGCACATGTTCACCAGGGAGGTCGTCAGCCGTTCCACCCACGGCATCGACCTGCACACCGGCGCACTGCACCGCAGCAACCTGCCGCAGGTGCGCGCGCGCCTGGAGGACGCGGAAACGCTGCGCCTGGCCGCGGCCTTCCACGTCCCGGTGCTGATCAACGCCGAGGTGCGGGCGGGCTCGGTGCGCGAGGTCGCGACCCGGCTCGGCATCCCGGTGCTGGTGTACGAGGGCGGCGAGGCGCTGCGCTTCGACGAGGACTCGATCCGCGTCGGCCTGCGCGGGGTGGTCGGGGTGATGCGCGAGCTCGGCATGCTGCCCCCGGCGCGGCCGAAGCGGCCGCACCACACCGGCGATTCGGTCATCGCGCGCTCCACCACGTGGCTGCGCGCGCCCAGCGGCGGCATTCTGCGCACGCTGCTGCCGCTCGGCAGCCACGTGCGCAAGGGCGAGGTGCTGGGCGTGGTCTCCGATCCCTTCGGCGAGCGCGAGATCACGCTCGAGGCGCCGACGCACGGCATCGTGATCGGCTGCCTCAACCTGCCGCTGGTCAATGAGGGGGACGCGGTGTTCCACATCGCGCGCTTCGCCCGGTTGCGCGAGGCCGCGGCGCGGGTGGCGGAATTCCGCAGCCGGCAGCAGGAGCTCGACCCCGAGCTGGTGGAGGAGGCGTCGGCGGATTGA